The region CCGCCCGGTACGCGGGCCGGCATTCGGGACACCCCAGGGAATTTATCTGCAGGGACGGTTCGTCCAGGCCGATTTCCCGGAAGAACTGCACCAGCATGTTCAGCACCTGGGCATCGGCCAGGGGGGCATTGACGCCGGTGATTTCCGCGCCGATCTGGTGGAACTGGCGGTAGCGCCCCTTCTGCGGACGCTCGTAACGGAACATGGGGCCCAGGTAGTACAGCTTGGCTACCGGGTCCTGGGCATAGAGCTTGTGCTCGATAAAGGCCCGCATGACGCTGGCCGTTCCCTCGGGGCGCAGGGTGACGCTGTTGTCGCCCTTGTCGGTGAAGGTGTACATCTCCTTCTCGACGATGTCCGTGGCGTCGCCGATGGAGCGGCAGAACAGCTCGGTCTTTTCCATGATCGGCACGCGTATTTCGGAAAAGCCGTTCAGTTCGAAAACGCGGCGTGCGGCCTGTTCTATATACTGCCATCGATCCGATTCCGTCGGAAGGATGTCGTTGAATCCTTTGATTGCCGTAATGGACATGGGTATCCTCGGGTTGCTGAGATAAATAACGTGTGGGGAACGGGGTCAGGAAGTGAGCAGAAAATGGCTGACGCAGTTCTTGCCGCTGGACTTGCTGGAGTACATGGCCTTGTCGGCCATTTCCAGAAGTTCGTACTTGGACAGGGTGTCATCGGGGCAACAGGCGTAACCGATGCTGCAGGTCAGGCGGATATTGTAGCCTTCCGCCGCAAGGAATACGTGCGATTCGACCCGCTGCCGGATACGTTCGGCCACCATGAGGGCGATATCGCATCCGGTTTCCACCAAAAGGATCGTGAACTCGTCGCCGCCATAGCGGATCACCACGTCGACCTCGCGCACCGACTTCTGTGCCAGGGCCCCCATTTCCCGCAGGACCTGGCTTCCCACCAGGTGGCCATAGGTGTCGTTCACGCTCTTGAAGGAGTCGATATCGAGAAACAGAACGGCGAGGTGCGACGAATAGCGCTCGGCCCGCTTCAGCTCCTGGTTGAGGGCGACCTCCAGGTAGCGGTGGTTGAACAGGCCGCTTAAGTCGTCGATGAAGAGCATGTCCTTGGCCCGGGAATAGGTCTCGGCATTCTCGAAGGCCTGCGAAGACTGCTCCAGCAGGAAGAGGATATTTTTCCGTTCAAGCTGGATGTTGGACAGGCGGCGGCCCGGCTCGTTGAAAAGCACGATCACGCCGTGGAACTGCCCCCTGTTGCAGACATATATCAGGCAGGCCTCTTCGATGCCGTCGCCCGCCTCGCCGGGAAGCGCGAGCATGTCGATCTGGTGGTTCGTCGGCAGGTTCCCCGGGAGCGCTGCCAGAACGATCTCGCGGTAGTGCTCGGCGCTCTCGGGGGTAAGCCCGCGCACCTCTTTCAGGTCAAGCCGGTTGTCGGCCTGGAAAAAACCGAGATAGCGGCCAACGCCGATCTCGCGCGCCAGGGCCTCGACCATGAGATGGTAGATCCGTTCCAGTTCAAGGCAGCTGGCAATGGTCTGGCTGACCTGAAACAGGCTCACCATCTTCTTGAGTTCTTCGTTTTCGTTCAAAAGCCTGCGCTGCTGTATGCACAAGGCAACGGAATGACGGAACTCGTCGGGATTGACCGGCTTGAGCAGATAATCCCGCGCCCCGTGCTTGAGGGCGAAAATGGCCGATTCCAGATTGGTGTCGCCGGTCACCATGATGACGTCGATATCGGGATTGAACCCCTTGACGCGGGACAACACCTCCATGCCGTCCACCTCGGGCATGATCAGGTCGGTAATCACCAGGTCGTAGCGGTTCCCGGCCAGCATCTCCAGCCCTTCCCCACCGCCGCAGGCGCAATCCACCGCATACCCCTCCTTGTGCAGCAAGTCGGAGAAGGCCTCGCGAAAGAAACGGTCGTCTTCTATAATGAGAATTCTTTCCATGACGTGGGCCCGTGGATGCATGAAAATGCCGTCCCTATCTCTTTACCGCATTTACGCAAGGCATGTCAAATTGCTTTATCCTGTTGCTGCACAATCATTTTGCACCATAGGGGGCGTTGACGCTCCACCCCTCCCCGTCGCTGGTCAGTTCTATGGTGCCGTCCCGGTCCGTGCGCCAGGTGCGGATGCCGCGCCGGTTCAGGCGTTCCAGGGTCTGCCGGGCCGGAAGCCCGAAGCTGTTGTCGCGGCCGGCCGAGATCAGGACCAGGGATGGCGAAACCGTGTCGAGCAGCGCCTCCGACGTGGAAAAACGGCTGCCGTGATGCCCCGCCTTGAGCACGGTGGAGGCCAGCGGCACCCTGTCCGCCAGCAGGCGCTCCTCGGCGGGGAACCCGGCATCGGCAGTGAAAAGCATGCTGAACGAGCGATAACGGAGCCGGAACACCAGCGATT is a window of Geobacter sp. FeAm09 DNA encoding:
- a CDS encoding diguanylate cyclase; the protein is MERILIIEDDRFFREAFSDLLHKEGYAVDCACGGGEGLEMLAGNRYDLVITDLIMPEVDGMEVLSRVKGFNPDIDVIMVTGDTNLESAIFALKHGARDYLLKPVNPDEFRHSVALCIQQRRLLNENEELKKMVSLFQVSQTIASCLELERIYHLMVEALAREIGVGRYLGFFQADNRLDLKEVRGLTPESAEHYREIVLAALPGNLPTNHQIDMLALPGEAGDGIEEACLIYVCNRGQFHGVIVLFNEPGRRLSNIQLERKNILFLLEQSSQAFENAETYSRAKDMLFIDDLSGLFNHRYLEVALNQELKRAERYSSHLAVLFLDIDSFKSVNDTYGHLVGSQVLREMGALAQKSVREVDVVIRYGGDEFTILLVETGCDIALMVAERIRQRVESHVFLAAEGYNIRLTCSIGYACCPDDTLSKYELLEMADKAMYSSKSSGKNCVSHFLLTS